One Oncorhynchus masou masou isolate Uvic2021 unplaced genomic scaffold, UVic_Omas_1.1 unplaced_scaffold_2077, whole genome shotgun sequence genomic window carries:
- the LOC135532871 gene encoding NACHT, LRR and PYD domains-containing protein 1 homolog, which translates to MFRHRTPRGSYECTVSGLRWLCERDVILKYHFRNWEPYSQLLKDMQYTQGGPLLDITMELGELEEVHLPHFVCLGTNPSLRNEMKILHVEEHGVSFEEVHEVTRFHVKILHPKFSPISVILRLLSWNIDVHCDVVLYLAVKRSTVISRLYLLLRNSSQKEAVQEREKNQVSKGFSEFVLSSPNGSLKLNSWFAFKNPRSSSINPEKIQLLPADTTPSCCQMIMGNTGVDIEMELIGDDERTVWKSVVSKDVYSNDSHPTSLILSGIPAEEFLQKHRAELIQGVKNTMPIADVLRSKYMIGDEEYSRIKAETTEQERMRELLNAVLPKGPEVMGACLKALSEHEHHLVKYLSESST; encoded by the exons ATGTTCAG GCACAGGACACCCAGAGGGAGTTATGAGTGCACAGTGTCTGGGCTCCGCtggctgtgtgagagagatgtcATTCTGAAGTATCACTTCAGGAACTGGGAACCCTACAGTCAACTTCTGAAAGACATGCAGTACACACAAGGTGGTCCATTGCTGGACATCACTATGGAGTTAGGTGAACTGGAGGAAGTTCATCTGCCACACTTTGTCTGTTTAG GGACCAACCCTTCCCTGAGGAATGAGATGAAGATTCTTCATGTAGAGGAACATGGAGTGTCTTTTGAGGAAGTGCATGAGGTCACCAGATTCCATGTTAAGATTCTTCATCCCAAATTCTCACCCATCTCTGTTATACTGAGGTTACTGTCTTGGAACATAGATGTCCACTGTGACGTGGTCCTCTATTTGGCAGTAAAAAGGTCAACAGTCATTTCAAGGCTATACCTGCTCCTCAGAAACTCCAGTCAGAAAGAG GCTGTTCAGGAACGGGAGAAAAACCAGGTGTCCAAAGGATTTTCAGAATTCGTCCTGTCAAGTCCAAACGGGTCCTTAAAGCTGAACAGTTGGTTTGCGTTCAAGAATCCCCGCTCCTCTTCCATCAATCCAGAG AAGATTCAGCTGTTACCTGCAGACACCACACCAAGCTGTTGTCAGATGATAATGGGAAACACAGGGGTGGACATTGAGATGGAGTTAATCGGGGATGATGAGAGGACAGTATGGAAATCAGTGGTATCAAAAG ATGTGTACAGCAACGACTCTCATCCAACAT CATTAATACTCTCTGGGATTCCTGCTGAGGAGTTTCTTCAGAAACACAGGGCTGAACTCATTCAGGGAGTCAAAAACACAATGCCAATAGCAGATGTTCTGCGGTCAAAGTACATGATTGGTGATGAAGAGTACTCCAGAATAAAAGCCGAAACAACTGAACAGGAGCGAATGAGAGAACTACTGAACGCAGTCCTCCCTAAAGGACCAGAAGTGATGGGAGCTTGTCTCAAAGCTCTCAGTGAACATGAACACCATCTTGTTAAGTACTTGAGTGAATCGAG CACCTAA